A part of Denitratisoma oestradiolicum genomic DNA contains:
- a CDS encoding molybdopterin-dependent oxidoreductase, translating into MTMTRRSFIKNTGGALALSLVQLQWKGGMGSAEAATPFKFADVTYSGFEDVYRGKWKWDSVAKGTHFVNCWYQRGCNWNVYVKDGVVWREEQAGIYEPIDPKIPDYNPRGCQKGACYSERMYDESRLRHPLKRVGERGGGGWKRVSWDEALNDIADKMIDVMISSDGPGSVVWDQGTAQTNGGAGLAMLRTTLVLDTPVLDVNTEIGDHRPGVGVTMGKMTFCSSSDDLFHSDLIFIWGGNPIYTQIPNAHFITEARYNGAKVITIAPDYSSSAVHADQWVPVKVATDAALGLSMAHVMIEEGIYNRKFVQEQTDLPFLVRVDNGRFLRESDMKSGGAEDRFYLYDEAAKEIVLAPQDSLALGRMVPALEGEFEVQGAAGKLKVTPVFARLRQHLQQYAPEKAMAICGVDPETIRDLGRRLAKARAATCITQSNFSKFYHGIEMERAQILCFALSGQMGRKGAGYMGFPYLSVDAVGALSMATGQRSPKLALAAMGLSMAPEILKRKWKGYTTEMTMFDLGREKYKGGDSISSLLWLYNLGGMEDTYGRSEKWDPAMKRSLDAYMQEAVANGWQAKPTARPRILFEAGGNILRRFRAFDKVADRLLPKLDLMVTIDWRMSNTALNSDYVLPAAAWYEKDDITWATPLSPFSQVVTRAAEPIAEAKPDWEIHCLILKTIQRRAAERGLKHFKDRHGHERTFDVYDEFTFGGRYTEKNITEFLDLILDVSTNVGDVNWEKLKKKGFTRFTGLGNDYLNIGNATDVKPNETITAGLWHTEKKMPWPTMTRRMQFCIDHPFYEELGEVLPVHKDQPNIGGNYPLHLTGGHTRWSIHSSWRDQRHMQQLNRGQPVIYISVEDAAARGIKDGDQVRLFNDVSSAQLMAKVAPAHRPGQVTVYHAWEPFMAKGRTTYTSVTPNPINPLQLAGGYFHIHPRETEHTPGSTDRATRVEIEKIH; encoded by the coding sequence ATGACAATGACACGGCGCAGTTTCATCAAGAACACCGGCGGCGCCCTGGCCCTTTCCCTGGTGCAGTTGCAGTGGAAGGGCGGCATGGGCAGCGCCGAGGCGGCGACCCCCTTCAAGTTTGCCGACGTGACCTACAGCGGTTTCGAGGACGTGTATCGGGGCAAGTGGAAGTGGGACAGCGTGGCCAAGGGTACCCACTTCGTGAACTGCTGGTACCAGCGCGGCTGCAACTGGAACGTATATGTGAAGGACGGTGTGGTCTGGCGCGAGGAGCAGGCCGGCATCTACGAGCCCATCGATCCCAAGATCCCCGACTACAACCCCCGTGGCTGCCAGAAGGGCGCCTGCTATTCGGAACGGATGTACGACGAGTCGCGCCTGCGCCATCCGTTGAAGCGGGTGGGCGAGCGCGGCGGCGGCGGTTGGAAGCGGGTCAGCTGGGACGAGGCGCTGAACGACATCGCCGACAAGATGATCGACGTGATGATCAGCAGCGACGGCCCCGGCTCCGTCGTCTGGGATCAGGGTACCGCCCAGACCAACGGCGGCGCCGGCCTGGCGATGCTGCGTACCACCCTGGTGCTGGACACCCCGGTGCTGGACGTGAACACCGAGATCGGCGACCACCGGCCCGGCGTCGGGGTGACGATGGGCAAGATGACGTTTTGCAGCTCCTCCGATGACCTGTTCCATTCCGACCTGATCTTCATCTGGGGCGGCAATCCGATCTACACCCAGATCCCCAACGCCCATTTCATTACCGAGGCCCGTTACAACGGCGCCAAGGTGATCACCATTGCTCCCGACTACTCGTCTTCCGCGGTCCATGCCGACCAGTGGGTGCCGGTGAAGGTGGCCACCGACGCGGCCCTGGGCCTGTCCATGGCCCATGTGATGATCGAGGAGGGCATCTACAACCGCAAGTTCGTCCAGGAACAGACCGACCTGCCCTTCCTGGTGCGTGTCGACAACGGCCGCTTCCTGCGTGAATCCGACATGAAGTCGGGAGGAGCGGAGGACCGCTTCTACCTCTATGACGAGGCAGCGAAGGAAATTGTCCTGGCGCCCCAGGACTCCCTGGCCCTGGGCCGGATGGTGCCAGCCCTGGAAGGGGAGTTCGAGGTGCAAGGCGCGGCCGGCAAGCTCAAGGTGACGCCGGTGTTCGCCCGCCTGCGCCAACACCTGCAGCAATACGCGCCGGAGAAGGCAATGGCCATCTGCGGCGTCGATCCGGAAACCATCCGCGACCTGGGGCGGAGGCTGGCCAAGGCCCGTGCCGCCACCTGCATCACCCAGTCCAACTTCTCCAAGTTCTATCACGGCATCGAGATGGAGCGGGCCCAGATCCTCTGCTTTGCCCTGTCGGGGCAGATGGGGCGCAAGGGCGCTGGCTACATGGGCTTCCCCTACCTGTCGGTGGATGCGGTGGGCGCCCTGTCGATGGCCACCGGCCAACGCTCGCCCAAGCTGGCCCTGGCAGCCATGGGCTTGTCCATGGCGCCGGAGATCCTGAAGCGGAAATGGAAGGGCTACACCACCGAGATGACCATGTTCGACCTGGGTCGGGAGAAGTACAAGGGCGGTGATTCCATCTCCAGCCTGCTCTGGCTCTACAACCTGGGCGGCATGGAGGACACCTACGGCCGTAGCGAGAAGTGGGATCCGGCCATGAAGCGTTCCCTGGATGCCTACATGCAGGAGGCGGTGGCCAATGGCTGGCAGGCGAAGCCCACTGCCCGGCCGCGGATCCTGTTCGAAGCCGGCGGCAACATCCTGCGCCGCTTCCGCGCCTTCGACAAGGTGGCGGACCGCCTGCTGCCCAAGCTGGATCTGATGGTGACCATCGACTGGCGCATGAGCAATACAGCGCTGAACAGCGACTACGTACTGCCCGCCGCCGCCTGGTACGAGAAGGACGATATCACCTGGGCCACGCCCCTGTCGCCCTTCTCCCAGGTGGTGACCCGGGCCGCGGAGCCGATCGCCGAGGCCAAGCCTGACTGGGAAATCCACTGCCTGATTCTGAAGACCATCCAGCGGCGTGCCGCCGAGCGGGGCCTGAAGCACTTCAAGGATCGCCATGGCCACGAGCGCACCTTTGACGTCTATGACGAATTCACTTTCGGCGGACGCTACACGGAAAAGAACATCACCGAGTTCCTGGACCTGATCCTGGATGTATCCACCAACGTCGGCGACGTGAACTGGGAAAAGCTGAAGAAGAAAGGTTTCACGCGCTTCACCGGCCTGGGTAACGATTACCTGAATATCGGCAACGCCACCGACGTGAAGCCGAACGAGACCATCACCGCGGGCCTGTGGCACACGGAGAAGAAGATGCCCTGGCCGACCATGACCCGGCGCATGCAGTTCTGCATCGACCATCCCTTCTACGAGGAATTGGGCGAGGTGCTGCCGGTCCATAAGGATCAGCCCAACATCGGCGGCAACTACCCCTTGCATCTCACCGGTGGCCATACGCGCTGGTCGATCCATTCCTCCTGGCGCGATCAGCGTCACATGCAGCAGCTGAACCGGGGCCAGCCGGTGATCTACATCAGCGTCGAGGATGCGGCGGCTCGGGGTATCAAGGACGGCGACCAGGTGCGGCTGTTCAACGACGTCAGTTCCGCCCAGCTGATGGCCAAGGT
- a CDS encoding 4Fe-4S dicluster domain-containing protein, whose translation MSEKTTTGREIDGALQKPQRQLAMVFDLNKCLGCHTCSISCKRQWTRDEGMDNQWWAVVNTMPGKGTPKNWEGMGGGWDEKGNPRPSKIPTRDEFGDAWKFNKEEVFYGGKGKTTYLKPVNAKGEDPEWGPNWDEDEGGGEYPNSHFFYLPRICNHCTHPACLEACPRGAIYKRDEDGVVLINDKQCKGFRFCMEACPYKRIYYNHVRDVGQKCIFCFPRVEKGVAPACARQCPGRLRFVGYLDDENGPIHKLVHKFKVALPLHQEYGTQPNVYYVPPLSPPAVDMNGKVDTSKPRIPTEYLEGLFGPRVKEVLAVLEVEKEKKAKGLPSELMDTLIVYKWPEDIFPDFVQDPANL comes from the coding sequence ATGAGCGAGAAAACTACCACCGGCCGTGAAATCGACGGTGCTTTGCAGAAACCCCAACGCCAGCTGGCGATGGTCTTCGACCTGAACAAGTGCCTGGGCTGCCACACCTGCTCCATTTCCTGCAAGCGGCAATGGACCCGGGACGAGGGCATGGACAACCAATGGTGGGCTGTGGTGAACACCATGCCTGGCAAGGGCACGCCGAAGAACTGGGAAGGCATGGGCGGCGGCTGGGACGAGAAGGGAAACCCCCGGCCCAGCAAGATCCCGACCCGGGACGAGTTCGGCGATGCCTGGAAGTTCAATAAGGAAGAAGTCTTCTACGGCGGCAAGGGTAAGACCACCTATCTGAAACCGGTCAACGCCAAGGGCGAAGATCCGGAATGGGGCCCCAACTGGGACGAGGATGAGGGCGGCGGCGAATACCCCAATTCCCATTTCTTCTACCTGCCCCGCATCTGCAACCACTGCACCCATCCGGCGTGCCTGGAGGCCTGTCCCCGCGGCGCCATCTACAAGCGCGACGAGGACGGTGTCGTCCTGATCAACGACAAGCAGTGCAAGGGTTTCCGCTTCTGCATGGAGGCTTGTCCCTACAAGCGCATCTATTACAACCATGTGCGGGATGTGGGCCAGAAGTGCATCTTCTGCTTCCCCCGGGTGGAAAAGGGTGTGGCGCCCGCCTGTGCTCGCCAGTGCCCGGGCCGGCTGCGCTTCGTCGGCTATCTGGACGACGAGAACGGCCCAATCCACAAGCTGGTGCACAAGTTCAAGGTGGCCCTGCCCCTGCACCAGGAGTACGGTACCCAGCCCAACGTCTATTACGTGCCGCCCCTGTCGCCGCCCGCAGTGGATATGAACGGCAAGGTGGATACCTCCAAGCCGCGCATCCCCACGGAATACCTGGAAGGCCTGTTCGGTCCGCGGGTCAAGGAAGTGCTGGCGGTGCTGGAGGTCGAGAAAGAGAAAAAAGCCAAGGGCCTGCCCTCCGAGCTGATGGACACCTTGATCGTCTACAAGTGGCCCGAAGACATCTTCCCGGACTTCGTCCAGGACCCGGCCAATCTATGA
- a CDS encoding ethylbenzene dehydrogenase-related protein codes for MLVKRVDVNGDVLGNPAASVWSVAKGETVALMQAPAAMQPTKYIAAKWQEKPYGQTKSLEVKALRNADEIAFRLEWLDPTKNDQRIENTDFPDAAAMLFPLSENAPLFMGMEGAPVNLWYWRADHPARARSDVATGIGTSRVVDDTSISAQAVHGNGRWSIVMRRTLRVEKEAASAIQIVPGQALRTSFAVWEGSNLERAGIKAFSPAWLDLTVEA; via the coding sequence ATGCTGGTCAAACGAGTGGATGTGAATGGAGATGTGCTGGGCAATCCGGCAGCTTCAGTCTGGAGTGTTGCCAAGGGCGAGACGGTGGCCCTGATGCAGGCGCCGGCTGCGATGCAGCCCACCAAGTACATCGCAGCCAAGTGGCAGGAAAAGCCCTATGGGCAGACCAAGAGCCTGGAGGTGAAGGCCCTGCGCAATGCCGACGAGATTGCCTTTCGCCTGGAATGGCTGGACCCGACGAAAAACGATCAGCGCATCGAGAACACCGATTTCCCCGATGCGGCGGCGATGCTGTTCCCCCTTTCCGAGAATGCGCCCTTGTTTATGGGTATGGAGGGGGCGCCGGTGAATCTCTGGTACTGGCGGGCGGACCACCCGGCCCGGGCCCGCAGCGATGTGGCCACCGGCATCGGTACTTCGCGGGTGGTGGACGATACCTCCATCAGCGCCCAGGCCGTCCATGGCAATGGTCGCTGGTCCATCGTGATGCGTCGCACCCTGCGGGTGGAAAAAGAAGCAGCCAGCGCGATACAGATCGTTCCGGGCCAAGCCCTGCGCACCTCCTTTGCGGTGTGGGAGGGCAGCAATCTGGAGCGGGCCGGGATCAAGGCTTTCTCGCCTGCCTGGCTGGACCTGACGGTTGAGGCCTGA
- a CDS encoding YjfB family protein produces the protein MDAMSIASLATEMSQVRTANAVQMAVLKKTMDLQGQGAVQLVQAAAQTLQSYNNPPHLGRLVNVHA, from the coding sequence ATGGATGCAATGTCCATCGCTTCCCTTGCCACCGAAATGAGCCAGGTCCGCACCGCCAATGCGGTGCAAATGGCTGTACTGAAAAAGACCATGGACCTGCAAGGTCAGGGGGCGGTTCAACTGGTACAGGCGGCAGCGCAGACCTTGCAGAGCTACAACAATCCGCCTCACCTAGGCAGGCTCGTCAATGTGCATGCTTGA
- a CDS encoding Ig-like domain-containing protein translates to MIQPSSSSYPRDHVANLPTNYNKANTSLPTGSSSSSPSSIVSLSSQALALADTSAPKVTRFAPRDGQRDVLISSNISVTFSETVRAGTGNIYLRDESGNLIESFDVANSSRISIKGKQLKIDPTDKLANGTRYFVSFGAGTITDLAGNLFQDRGGYDFTTVKEKVAPKVVSFFPSDGTTGVSPSQNIYVTFSENIKRGNGEILLKDSKGKIVERYKAQSSGNISISGNMLVINPGVTLGTDKKYVVEFGAGSIKDLADNKFKGSKSYDFKTATTDIPATVPASAPENTDPTTHFNITVDYTGDQSYLTYFDQAKTLWESIITADLPDINGIDDLQISAQVNAIDGAGGVLGSAGPTFVRSGSNLPYQGQMQFDSADIAGMVSNGTLLKVILHEMGHVLGLGTLWSTFGFNSTVGQYTGAQGLAAYKAMSGGNPAATFVPLETTGGAGTANVHWSESVFNSELMTGYAENSSNMPLSILTISALDDLGYEVDTSKAESYTVGA, encoded by the coding sequence ATGATTCAGCCCAGCTCATCAAGCTACCCCCGCGATCACGTAGCCAACCTTCCGACAAATTACAACAAAGCGAACACATCCCTCCCGACGGGGTCGTCTTCCTCCTCGCCATCGTCCATCGTCTCATTATCCAGTCAGGCCCTTGCCCTGGCGGATACAAGCGCCCCCAAGGTCACCCGCTTCGCCCCTCGCGATGGACAGCGCGATGTCTTGATTTCGTCGAACATTTCCGTGACTTTTTCCGAGACCGTCAGAGCCGGGACGGGAAACATCTATCTCCGGGATGAAAGCGGCAATCTGATCGAATCGTTCGATGTGGCAAACAGCAGCAGAATCTCCATCAAGGGGAAACAGCTAAAAATCGACCCCACGGACAAATTGGCCAATGGCACCCGTTATTTCGTCTCCTTCGGGGCCGGCACGATTACAGACCTGGCTGGAAATTTATTTCAGGACCGGGGCGGATATGACTTCACGACAGTGAAGGAGAAAGTCGCACCCAAGGTAGTGAGTTTCTTCCCGTCGGATGGAACCACGGGGGTTTCGCCCTCCCAGAACATCTATGTCACGTTCTCCGAAAACATAAAACGGGGCAACGGGGAAATCCTCCTGAAGGACAGCAAGGGCAAGATTGTGGAACGCTACAAGGCCCAAAGCAGCGGCAATATCTCCATCAGCGGAAACATGCTCGTCATCAACCCGGGGGTGACGCTCGGGACCGACAAGAAGTATGTCGTGGAATTCGGCGCGGGTTCCATCAAGGATCTGGCCGACAACAAATTCAAAGGCTCGAAATCCTACGATTTCAAGACTGCGACCACCGACATCCCTGCCACTGTTCCAGCCAGTGCGCCGGAAAATACCGACCCGACAACCCACTTCAACATCACGGTCGATTACACGGGCGATCAAAGCTACCTGACCTACTTCGATCAGGCCAAGACCCTGTGGGAAAGCATCATTACTGCCGATCTGCCCGACATCAACGGCATTGACGATCTCCAGATCTCCGCCCAGGTCAATGCCATTGACGGCGCCGGTGGCGTACTCGGTTCCGCAGGACCCACATTCGTCCGCTCCGGCAGCAATCTGCCCTATCAGGGGCAGATGCAGTTCGACAGCGCAGACATCGCCGGTATGGTGTCAAACGGCACCCTGCTGAAGGTCATCCTCCACGAAATGGGCCATGTACTGGGTCTGGGCACACTCTGGAGCACATTCGGATTCAACAGCACAGTTGGGCAGTACACGGGTGCCCAGGGGCTGGCGGCCTATAAAGCCATGTCCGGGGGCAATCCCGCAGCCACCTTCGTTCCCCTGGAAACAACGGGTGGTGCCGGCACGGCCAACGTCCATTGGTCCGAAAGCGTCTTCAATAGTGAATTGATGACCGGCTACGCCGAAAACTCGAGCAACATGCCCTTGAGCATCCTGACGATCTCGGCGCTGGACGATCTGGGCTACGAGGTGGATACCAGTAAAGCCGAGAGCTATACGGTCGGCGCATAG
- the rfbF gene encoding glucose-1-phosphate cytidylyltransferase, translated as MKAVILAGGLGTRISEETYLKPKPMIEIGGKPILWHIMKIYASHGVNDFVICCGYKGYLIKEYFANYFLHMSDVTFDMSNNSMVVHEHKAEPWSVTLVDTGENTMTGGRLRRVAKYIENDDAFCFTYGDGVANIDISKEIAFHRAHGRQATVAAVRPPGRYGALERQDDKVTGFAEKPLGDGGWINGGFFVLSPRVVDLIDTDESSWELEPLANLVAQDQLRAFEHPGFWQPMDTLREKNLLEELWNSGNAPWKNW; from the coding sequence ATGAAAGCCGTGATTCTCGCAGGGGGCCTCGGAACTCGCATTTCCGAGGAGACCTACCTCAAGCCCAAACCCATGATCGAGATCGGGGGCAAGCCCATCCTATGGCACATCATGAAGATTTACGCCTCACACGGCGTCAACGATTTCGTGATTTGCTGCGGCTACAAGGGCTATCTGATCAAGGAATATTTCGCCAACTACTTCCTGCACATGTCTGATGTCACCTTCGACATGAGCAATAACAGCATGGTGGTACACGAACACAAGGCAGAGCCCTGGAGCGTGACCCTGGTGGATACGGGCGAAAATACGATGACCGGCGGACGGCTCCGGCGCGTGGCGAAATATATCGAGAACGATGATGCTTTCTGCTTTACCTACGGGGACGGCGTGGCCAACATCGACATCAGCAAGGAAATCGCATTTCATCGAGCTCATGGCAGACAGGCCACCGTTGCCGCCGTGCGCCCTCCTGGACGCTATGGCGCCCTTGAAAGGCAGGATGACAAAGTAACAGGATTCGCGGAAAAACCCTTGGGGGATGGCGGATGGATCAATGGTGGATTTTTTGTTCTGTCCCCCCGCGTAGTCGATCTGATTGATACCGATGAAAGCAGTTGGGAACTGGAACCCCTTGCAAATCTGGTGGCCCAGGACCAATTGCGTGCCTTTGAGCATCCCGGATTCTGGCAACCGATGGACACCCTGCGCGAGAAAAACCTGCTCGAAGAACTCTGGAACAGCGGCAACGCGCCCTGGAAGAACTGGTAA
- the rfbG gene encoding CDP-glucose 4,6-dehydratase, which yields MGASRQDYWKNRKVLVTGHTGFKGGWLSIWLTRLGAQVTGIGLPPATQPALYELAEIGALVSSHFQDIRDLPRLRETMLAAQPEVVFHLAAQPLVRASYRDPIETWSTNVMGTAHVLEAVRTCPSVKAVVVVTTDKCYENREWPWGYRENDTLGGHDPYSASKAGSELVVCSYRRSFFSADGPLLASARAGNVIGGGDWSEDRLIPDAARAMLAGQPLSIRSPDATRPWQHVLEPLNGYLLLAEHLLAGEARAAEAFNFGPEREGNRSVIEVLGELQRNWPELQINLPADGATPTLHEANFLYLDSSKAWNTLGWKPVWTLGQALSQTATWYQAVATEPTKARTLCVSQIEEFMLGLTTHGTH from the coding sequence ATGGGAGCATCCCGACAGGATTACTGGAAAAATCGCAAGGTCCTCGTCACGGGACACACCGGATTCAAGGGTGGCTGGCTGTCCATCTGGCTGACCAGACTGGGGGCGCAAGTGACCGGAATCGGGCTGCCACCGGCAACACAGCCCGCCCTGTATGAATTGGCGGAAATCGGTGCCCTCGTCTCGTCCCATTTCCAGGACATCCGCGACTTGCCGCGACTGCGCGAGACCATGCTCGCAGCCCAGCCCGAAGTGGTCTTCCACCTTGCGGCCCAGCCTCTTGTGCGCGCCTCGTACCGTGACCCGATCGAAACCTGGTCCACGAACGTCATGGGGACTGCCCATGTGCTCGAAGCCGTGCGCACCTGCCCCAGCGTCAAGGCCGTCGTCGTCGTCACCACCGACAAGTGCTACGAGAACCGCGAATGGCCCTGGGGCTATCGGGAGAACGACACTCTGGGTGGCCACGACCCCTATTCGGCATCGAAGGCCGGTTCGGAGCTGGTCGTCTGCAGCTATCGCCGCAGCTTCTTTTCCGCAGACGGCCCACTGCTCGCTTCGGCCCGGGCCGGCAACGTCATCGGCGGCGGTGACTGGAGCGAGGACCGCCTGATTCCGGATGCGGCCCGGGCCATGCTCGCCGGACAGCCCTTGAGTATTCGCAGCCCCGACGCCACACGTCCCTGGCAGCATGTACTGGAACCCCTCAACGGCTATCTGCTGCTGGCGGAACACTTGCTGGCCGGCGAAGCCCGAGCGGCGGAAGCCTTCAATTTCGGTCCCGAACGGGAAGGCAACCGCAGCGTCATCGAGGTTCTCGGCGAGTTGCAGCGCAACTGGCCGGAATTGCAGATCAATCTTCCCGCAGACGGCGCGACACCGACGCTGCACGAGGCCAACTTCCTTTACCTGGATTCCAGCAAGGCCTGGAACACACTGGGTTGGAAACCGGTCTGGACGCTGGGGCAGGCGCTCTCCCAGACCGCCACCTGGTACCAGGCCGTCGCAACCGAGCCCACCAAAGCGCGCACGTTGTGCGTATCGCAAATCGAAGAATTCATGTTGGGCCTTACGACACATGGCACTCATTGA
- a CDS encoding class I SAM-dependent methyltransferase — protein sequence MALIDRCRSCGEPLGIVFADLGLSPVSNAFIKPERAGDGEVFYPLRARVCESCWLVQLDIETHSDMHFHEDYVYFSSFSTSWLDHARRYVEAMIPRFGLGEASRIVEVASNDGYLLQYFVQAGIPCLGIEPTANTAAAARQKGVETREMFFGRETARQLAREPGPVDLLLGNNVLAHVPDINDFVGGMPEILKPQGVVTLEFPHLLRLIEGKQFDTIYHEHYSYLSLSALLPIFARAHLRVFDVEHLPTHGGSLRVFVCRLDAAHVETPAVAACLAAETAAGLCDRAVYAGFAEKVREIKRALLAHLIEAKRQGRRIAAYGAAAKGNTLLNYCGIGTDFIDCVADRNPIKQGRLLPGTRIPVVTPEAMLASRPDEVLILPWNIRDEVMTQLGEIRTWGGRFIVPIPRLEVV from the coding sequence ATGGCACTCATTGACCGCTGCCGGTCCTGCGGCGAACCCCTGGGCATCGTCTTCGCCGACCTGGGCCTGAGCCCGGTATCGAACGCTTTCATCAAGCCGGAACGGGCAGGCGATGGCGAGGTCTTCTACCCCTTGCGTGCCCGCGTCTGCGAATCCTGCTGGCTGGTGCAGCTCGACATCGAGACCCACTCGGACATGCATTTCCATGAGGACTACGTCTACTTCTCGTCCTTTTCAACCTCCTGGCTCGACCATGCGCGCCGCTATGTGGAGGCCATGATCCCACGCTTCGGCCTGGGCGAGGCAAGCCGGATTGTCGAAGTCGCCAGCAACGACGGTTATCTCCTGCAATACTTCGTGCAGGCAGGGATTCCCTGCCTGGGTATCGAACCCACTGCCAATACCGCCGCCGCCGCACGCCAGAAAGGCGTTGAAACCCGCGAGATGTTCTTTGGCCGGGAAACCGCAAGACAGCTTGCCCGGGAACCCGGCCCGGTCGATCTGCTGCTGGGCAACAATGTTCTGGCCCACGTTCCGGACATCAACGACTTCGTTGGTGGCATGCCCGAAATCCTCAAGCCCCAAGGCGTGGTCACACTGGAGTTTCCCCATCTGTTGCGCCTGATCGAAGGCAAGCAGTTCGACACGATCTACCACGAGCACTATTCGTATCTATCCCTCTCGGCCCTGCTGCCGATCTTCGCCCGGGCGCACCTGCGGGTCTTCGATGTCGAGCACCTGCCGACCCATGGCGGCAGTCTGCGCGTCTTTGTCTGCCGCCTTGATGCCGCCCATGTTGAGACGCCGGCCGTCGCAGCCTGCCTGGCGGCCGAGACTGCGGCGGGGCTGTGCGACCGCGCCGTCTATGCCGGTTTTGCAGAAAAGGTGCGGGAAATCAAACGTGCCCTTCTCGCGCACCTGATCGAGGCTAAGCGCCAGGGACGGCGCATCGCCGCCTACGGTGCGGCGGCCAAGGGCAATACGCTCCTGAACTATTGCGGCATCGGTACCGACTTCATCGACTGCGTGGCTGACCGGAATCCAATCAAGCAGGGGCGCCTGCTGCCGGGGACGCGCATTCCGGTAGTCACCCCGGAAGCCATGCTGGCCTCCCGCCCGGACGAGGTACTGATCCTGCCCTGGAACATCCGCGACGAGGTCATGACTCAACTTGGCGAGATTCGCACCTGGGGCGGTCGCTTCATCGTGCCGATCCCGCGCCTGGAGGTCGTGTGA
- the rfbC gene encoding dTDP-4-dehydrorhamnose 3,5-epimerase has protein sequence MKFTELPLTGAFLIEIEPRTDERGFFARTVCRDEFVHHGIRADFVQQSISYNNRRGIVRGLHLQVAPHQENKLVRVTSGAIYDVIVDLRPDSPTRGRWHAAELSSDNRQALYIPPGLAHGFQTLTDTAEVFYQMTVPHHPQAARTVHWKDSTIGIDWPAPDTALLSPKDNDAPTLAQLETELFA, from the coding sequence GTGAAGTTCACCGAGCTGCCCCTGACGGGAGCCTTTCTCATTGAAATCGAGCCCCGGACGGATGAGCGTGGATTCTTTGCGCGCACCGTGTGCCGCGACGAGTTCGTCCATCATGGCATCCGCGCCGACTTTGTCCAGCAGAGCATTTCCTACAACAACCGGCGCGGCATTGTCAGGGGGCTGCACCTGCAAGTCGCTCCCCACCAGGAAAACAAGCTGGTTCGCGTCACCAGCGGCGCCATCTACGACGTCATCGTCGACCTGCGCCCCGACTCCCCCACCCGGGGCCGCTGGCATGCTGCCGAACTCTCCTCGGATAACCGCCAGGCCTTGTACATTCCCCCGGGACTGGCCCACGGATTTCAGACGTTGACGGATACCGCAGAGGTTTTCTACCAGATGACGGTCCCCCACCATCCCCAGGCGGCACGTACCGTGCACTGGAAGGACTCCACCATCGGCATCGACTGGCCGGCACCGGACACTGCCCTCCTGTCGCCCAAGGATAACGACGCACCGACCCTGGCCCAACTTGAAACCGAGCTCTTCGCATAG